ATCTTCCAGCACGGCGAGGCGATGACGGCCGTCTTCCACGAGATGTACTCGGGTACGGTCGGTACCGACGCCCTGGCGCATCCGAATGCGCCCATCGTCAGCGATGCCTACCGGACCTTCGCCTTCGCCGGCGGGCGGCAGTTGCAACTGGCCGATCTGTTCAAACCCGGCGTCGACCACCTGGCCGAGATCCCGCGCCTGGGTGCGCCGTTCATCGTCGCTGCCCTCGATGCCGCACCGCCGCCGCACCAGCCCGGCACCTATCCGTTCACCCCCGACCGCTGGACCCCGGACAAGGTGTACTCCGGCGCGTACAAGGCGTGGGCGCTGACGCCGGACGAACTGGTCATCTACATGCCGGATTATCCGGTGGGCCGGGACCGCCCCACCAACTTCACCCCGGGGATCATGCAGTGGTCGATGGACGGGGGGACGGTGCGGGCCCACATACCGCTTGCGGCGCTGGCGCCGATCCTGCGCCCCGAATTCGGTGGTGGGTAGGCGTGTTCCGTTGGGTGGTGACGGTTCTGGCGGGGCTGCTGCTCGTCACGGCAGCGCCGGGCCAGGCGGAGCCGGCCACGCCGACACTGCCGGTCTTCACCCCGTACCCGTCGGACTGGCAGCCCGACTACCGGCCGTTCCCGTACAACCTCTGGCAGATCCGCGTCACCCCGCAGCAGATCACCGCGCAGCGCGAATCCTGCCAGTGGATCAACGCCCAGTACGGCGATCTGATGAACCAGGTCTACGGCTTTCAGCACTTCCTCGCCGACCGGGGTGACAACTGGTCACGGCCCGGGGTCACCGAGGCTGGCGACATCGTAGCCGCGAACCTCGACCAGTCCGCGGCGTTCCTGGACCCGCGAGCGCACACGCTGTTCATCGTCAACTATCCGGATCAGAGCGAGTATTCGCCGCTGTTCCACGGCGATTCGATCTACCGGCTCTGGTACCAGTTCACCCAGATCAGCGACAAGATCACAAAGCGGATGCCGTCCGGGCAGATCAACGCCAACATCGCGACCGCCAACGTCTACGGTCGAGTGATCCGGGATTCCGCGGTGTGCACCGGCGCGTGACCGAATCCGGCGCCACGCGCCCGTAGGCTTGCCGCAACGACGACGCCGGGAGGTCCCATGGCCCCAGTCGACGGGGACACGCTTCGAACGGCGATTCTTCGGATGGCGCGCGACCGCGGCCCGAAGAGCAGCATCTGCCCGTCCGAGGCGGCACGCGCGGTCGGCGGCGACAACTGGCGCGATCTGATGGATCAGGCGCGTGATGCCGCCCGCGAACTGGCCAGGGCCGGCGAGGTGGAGGTCACCCAGAAGGGCGAGGTCGTGGACCCGGATGCACCCTGGCGCGGACCCGTTCGGATCCGCATCCGGTAGTTGCGATCGACCGGACCTCCTCTGTCGTAGGGAAACGCCCGATTTAACTGGGCCTGTGGCTCCTTAGCGTCATCGCTTGAGATCGATCGCGCCGAGCGGTGTTGTGGCCGCCCGCCCAAAGGAGAAACACGGTGGCACACAGTCTCTTGCGGCATTGCGTGTTCGCCGCCCTTGCGGCGGCGGCTGCTGCCGCTCTCGGCGTGGTCGTGCCACCGGGCATCGCCGCGGCCTCCCCCGACACGTGCGTGCAGGGATTCGTCTGGCGGGAGGCCTCACCGAGCGACCACGTCTGCGTCACTCCAGCCGAGCGTAGTGCGGCCGCACAACAGAATTCGCTCGCTGCGCAACGTCGCGAGCCGGCCGGCGGTGCTTTCGGTCCGGACACCTGCAAGCAGGGCTTCGTCTGGCGTGAGGCGTTCGCCGGCGACCACGTCTGCGTCCCAACGGATGTTCGCGATCAGGCGGCCGCCCAGAACGGCGCCGCGGCGTCGCGGGTGGTCAAACCCGCACCGCTGCAGGGACCGGGTGTGTCCTGGGAGCAGAGGCCCGTCGGCGGGCTGACCGCCCACATCCAGGACCGCAGCGGGAAGGCCGCGCAGTGCACGTACACGTCGGACTGGTACTCGCGCGGGTTCTTCCTTCCCGCGAACTCCACCTTTGATCTGGTGATCTTCCCGGCGGTGCCGAAGTTCCAGAACTGGGACATCACCATCTCGTGTGACAACGGTACGAAGACTCAGACCACGACGTTCTTCTGACTCGCCTGCGCTCACCGGCGGTGTCAGACTGCCCCGCCGGTGAGCGCTGCGGACCGTCAGCGGGTCAGCTTGTCGGCCTCAGCCCGCGCCTGTGCCGCGACCTTCTCGGCGAGTTCGGCCTTCCACTGCAGTTCCTTCTGGACCCACGGATTGTCCTGCGGGAACTCCTCGGTCTCCGACACCCGCCGCACCTCGAGCTTCACGCCCGGTCCCAGCGGCACCTTGCGCGCCCATTGTTTGGCCTCCTCCTTCGACGACACGTCGAGGATCCAGAAGCCGTTGAACAGTTCTTTGGCCTCGGTGTAGGGGCCGTCGGTGACCGCCGGTGGGTCGGAGTTGAAGTCCACGACGAACCCGTCCTCCGGCCCGGTGAGGCCTTCGCCGGCCAGCAGCACACCGGCCTTGATGAGCTCTTCGTTGTAGCGACCCATCGATTCGATGACCTGGTCGAAGTCGATCTCCTGCTCGGCCATGACCGCCTCGGCCTCCGGCCCAACCCGCATGATCAGCATGTAACGCGCCATTGTCGTCTCCTTCTCTTTCAGTGGTGAAGGGGCTGGTTCGTGTCTGTGTTCAGGGTGCCCCTCGCAACTACGTCGAACGGCGACCCCCGGATTTCGACACGGCGACGAAATTCCTCCGAACTTTCTGTTGCTACCGGGAAACCGCAGGTCATGCCGTTAGCATTCGCCCATGCCCGCCGCTGACCTTGTTCTGACCGGGACCGTGCTCACCGTCAACGACGCACAACCGACCGCGGAGGCGCTCGCGGTCTCCGACGGGCGCATCGTCGCCGTCGGGGACCGCGCCGACGTCGAGTCCTGGATAGGCCCGGAGACCGAGGTTGTCGATGTCGGCGACGGCTGCGTGCTGCCGGGTCTGGTGGAGGCTCACGGGCATCCGCTGATGGAGGCGATCGCGGTGTCCGAGCGGATGGTCGACATCCGCCCGGTCACCGTGACTTCCGCCGACGCCGTCGTCGCCGCGGTTCACACGGAGGTGGCGCGCCGCGGACAGCAGGGCGCCTACCTCAACGGGTGGGATCCATTGCTGCAGAACGGGCTTCCGGATCCGACGCTGGCGTGGCTCGACGGCATCGCGCCGGACAGTCCGCTGGTCATCCTCCACAACTCCGGGCACAAGGCGTTCTTCAACAGCGCCGCAGCCACACGGGCGGGGCTCCACCGCGACATCCCGGATCCGAAAGGTGCTCGCTTCGGCCGTGACGCCGACGGCGGTCTGGACGGGACCGCGGAGGAGGCGGCAGCGGTGTTCCCCCTGCTCGCCGGTGTCGTCTCACCGAGCGACTATCCGTCGATGTTGATGGCGGAGTGCGCCCGGCTCAACCGTGCCGGACTGACGACGTGCTCGGACATGGCGTTCGATCCGGTGTTCCGGCCGCTGCTCGACGGTCTGCGTGGCGATCTGACAATTCGGCTGCGCTCCTACGAGATCTCCAACCCTCAGATGACGAGCACCGCGCGACCGGGCGACGGGGACGACATCGTGCGCCAGGTGGGAATCAAGATCTGGGTCGACGGCTCACCGTGGATCGGCAACATCGATCTGACGTTCCCCTACCTCGACACCGCCGCCACTCGGACCATCGGCGTGGTGCCGGGCTCCTGCGGGCACGCCAACTACACCCGCGAACAACTGCGCGAGATCGTCGGCGCCTACTTCCCGCTCGGCTGGCAGATGGCGTGCCACGTCCACGGCGATGCCGGGGTGGACACGATCCTCGACGTGTACGAGGAAGTGCTGCAGGAACATCCCCGGCCCGACCACCGGCTGCGTCTCGAGCACGTCGGCGCGATCACCGACCAACAGTTGGAGCGCGCGCACGCGCTCGGCGTCACCTGCAGCATTTTCGTCGACCAGATCCACTACTGGGGCGACGTCATCGTTGACGGCCTGTTCGGGCCGGAACGCGGGAACCGGTGGATGCCGTGCGGATCGGCTGTCGCGACCGGTATGCGGATCTCGCTGCACAACGATCCGCCTGTCACCCCGGAGGAACCGCTGCGCAACATCAGCGTCGCGGTCACGCGTACAGCGCCGAGCGGACGGGTGCTGGGCCCGGAGGAACGGTTGACCGTCGATCAGGCGATCCGCGCCCAGACGATCGACGCCGCGTGGCAGTTGTTCGCCGACAATGTGATCGGTTCCATCGAGGTCGGCAAGTACGGTGACCTGGTGGTCCTCTCGGCTGATCCGCGCAGTGTGGCGCCCGAGCGGATCGCCGAACTCGACGTCCGCACCACGTATCTCGCCGGCCGTTGCGTTTACGCCAAACACAACTGACAACGGCCATTGTCGTGGCACGCTTTCGATATGTCTGCGCTGCCGGAACCGCGTTTTCTCGATGACCGACTCAGCCACTGGGCTCGCACCACACCCGACGCTGAGGCCATCGTCTACCTCGACCGGACCTGGACGTGGGCGCAGTGGGACGACCGGGTCCGTCGGCTCACCGGGGCGCTCACCGAGTTCGGTGTCGGGCATGGTGACGCCGTGGCGTTCCTCGACAAGAACCACCCCGCGTGCGTCGAGCTGACTTTCGCCGCGGCGTCGCTGGGCGCGGCGAACGCGGTCGTCAACTTCCGCCTGGCCGGTGACGAACTCGACTACGTCCTCAACGACAGTGGGGCCAGAGTCCTGATCGTGGGTCGCGAACTGCGACCCGCCATCGACGGAGTCCGGGACCGGCTCACCCACGTCGAGCACGTCATCGAGGTGACGCCCGACGGTGAGGACGGTGACGAATACGAGGCGCTGCTGGCCGGTGCCACACCGACCGGCCGCGCCGACGACGTCGAGCCCGGCGACGTCTGCGTGATCATGTACTCCTCGGGGACCACCGGTAAGCCCAAGGGCGTCGAGCTGACGCAGACGAACCTCATCGCCCACACCGTCAACGGCCACGAAGGGTGGAGTTTCGACGAGGGCGACAAGAACATGGTGTCGATGCCGCTGTTCCACGTCGGCGGCCAGTCCTACGTGCAGGTCGGCATCCACGACGGCGTCCCCACCGTGATGACGCGCGAGGCGGACGGAACCGCGCTCGCCGGCGCGATCCTCGCGGGAGCCAACCGCACGTTCCTGGTGCCTGCCGTGCTCGCGAAGGTGCTCGACGCCGGTCCGGACGCGGTCAAGCTGTTCGGTGCGCTGAAGACCTTCTGCTACGGCGCGTCGCCGATGCCGCTTCCGCTGCTGCGGCAGGCGCTGAAAGCCTGGCCCGACACCGATTTCAGACAGGTGTACGGGTTGACGGAGGTGTCCGGGGTGATCAGCCACCTGATGCCCGAGGCGCACCGAGACACCGAACATCCGGAGCGGCTGGTCAGCGCCGGTCAACTGATCCCGAACGCCGAGTTGCGGGTGACGAACCCCGACACGGGTGAAGAGGTCCCGACCGGACAGCAGGGCGAATTGTGGTTCCGCACGCCACAGCTGATGAAGGGTTACCACAACAAGCCGGAGGCGACGGCAGACGCCGTCACCGCCGACGGCTGGTTCCGCACCGGCGACGTCGGGCGGATCGACCCGCAGGGTTACCTCTTCGTCGAGGACCGGCTCAAGGACATGATCATCTCGGGTGGGGAGAACGTCTACTCGATCGAGGTGGAGCGGGTGCTGGCGGAGCATCCGGCGGTGACGGAGGTGGCGGTGATCGGCGTGCCCGACGAGAAGTGGGGCGAAGCTGTCAAAGCGGTTGTGGCGGTGGAGGGGTCAGCATCTGAGGAGGAGTTGACCGCATGGTGCCGCGAGCGGCTGGCACGCTACAAGTGCCCGCGGACCGTCGGCATCGTCGACGAGTTGCCGCGCAACCCGACCGGCAAGATCCTCAAGAAGGAACTGCGCAAGCCGTTCTGGGAGGGCCGGGACCGGGCGACGGTGTGAGGTCGGCGAGACTGGCGCTGTGACCCCGACGCTCGCCGACCTCCTCGACCGCCTGCACGTCGTCTCGCTGCCGATGCGGGTGCGCTTCCGCGGCATCACGGTCCGCGAACTGGCGCTCATCGAAGGACCGGCCGGGTGGGGGGAATTCGGGCCGTTCCTCGAGTACGCATCGCCGGAGGCGGCGACGTGGCTGGCGTCCGCGATCGAGGCGGCCTACTCCGCACCGCCGGCCATCCGGCGCGACCGGATCCCGATCAACGCGACGGTACCCGCAGTGGACGCCGCGCAGGTGCCCGAGGTACTGGCCCGCTTTCCCGGCGCGCGGACCGCGAAGGTGAAGGTCGCGGAGCCCGGGCAGACACTGGCCGACGACATCGCCCGGGTCAACGCCGTCCGTCGGGAGGTGCCGACGGTGCGGGTGGACGCCAACGGCGGCTGGACCGTCGACGAGGCGGTGGCCGCCGCGGCGGCGCTGACCGCCGACGGACCGTTGGAGTATCTCGAGCAGCCGTGCCGGACGGTGCCCGAACTCGCCGAGTTGCGTGCGCGCACCACGGTTCCCATCGCCGCCGATGAGAGCATCCGCAAGGCGGACGATCCGCTGCACGTCGTCCGATCCGGAGCCGCCGACATCGCGGTGGTCAAGGTCGCGCCGCTGGGCGGGGTACGTCCGCTGCTGGACATCGCGTCGCAGATCGACATCCCGATCGTGGTGTCCAGCGCGTTGGATTCGGCGGTCGGGATCGCCCGCGGACTGTACGCGGCGGCGGCGCTACCGCGGTTGGAGCACGCGTGCGGCCTGGGCACGGGTGGGTTGTTCGTCGAGGATGTGGCCGCGCCGCTGGTCCCGGAGGACGGCTTTCTGCCGGTCGGACCCGTCGCACCCGACGCGGACCGCCTGGCGGCGCTGGCTGCGGGTCCCGAGCGCCGACAGTGGTGGATCGACCGCGTTGCTGAATGCTTGCAGGTGCTAAGAGGCCGAAGCCCGTCTGCTTGAGCGACTTCCGGGCGCCGCGCGCAGTTGCGATGATAGAACAAGATCACGTGCGGTAGGGGGTCGCCATGCGTATTGGTCTGATGGATCCGATCATCGCGTCGCGGCCTGCAGCCGACAGCTTCACCCGCGCCAACTACCTCAATGCAGTCGCCAACCGGGTGGACTCTTTCTGGGTGCCGGACCACCTGAACGCGCTGTTCCCCCGAGCGCTGTGGCGGCCTGAAATCACCGCCGCAGCAAGGGTTGTGCCGTCGGCCGATGCTTACCTCGAGCCCTGGACGGTGCTCGGGCATCTGGCAGCACGCAACCGGATCGCCAAGCTGCGCCTGGGTGTCGGCGTCACCGACACAGGACGCCGGAATCCCGCGGTCACCGCGCAGGCCGCCGCCACCTTGCAGCTGCTGACGAAGGGCCGCGCCATCCTCGGCATCGGGTGCGGTGAACGCGAGGGTAACGAGCCCTACGGCGTGGAGTGGACCCGCCCGGTCGCCCGATTCGAAGAGGCGATGGCGACCATCAGGGCGCTGTGGGACTCCAATGGCGAACTGGTGAACAGGGATTCACGCTTCTTCCCTCTGCGTAACGCGGTGTTCGACCTGCCACCGTACAAGGGTGAGTGGCCGCAGATCTGGATCGCCGCTCACGGGCCCCGCATGTTGCGCGCAGCCGGGCAGTACGCCGATGGGTTCTTCCCCGCATTCGCGCACACCCCGCAGGAGTACGCCCGCCGGCTGGAGGTCGTGCGGACCGCGGCCTCCGATGCCGGGCGGGACCCGATGTCGATCGTTCCGGCGATGTGGGTCATGACCGTCACCGGGCGCACCCGCGACGACGTCGACGAGGCATTGGAATCGGTGGTGGTCCGGGCTGGGGGTCTGAACTTCTCAGACGACTTCTACGCGCTGCACGGGGCCGCGCATCCTCTCGGCGCAGGCTTCTCGGGAGCGCAGGACATCCTGCCGCAGGGATGGGACACCGAGACGGCGCTGTCCTACGCCAAACGGGTGCCGGTCGACGTGCTGAGGTCCGGCATGTTGAGCGGGACGCCCAAGGAAATCGTCGAGCAAGCGGCCGAATGGCGTGACTGCGGGGTTTGCTACCTGGTGCTGGCAGACGTGACGTTGTTGCAGCGCAGTCTTCGCAAGGGATTGGCCGGGCTCGCGCTGTCCCACAAGGTCGTGCGAGGCCTCAAGCGGCTGTGACCAGACGTTGACATGTTGAGACAGACGCATAGTCTTTGTGTCAACACACCCGACGCCTGGAGGCGACATGGTCGCAGTGGCCCACCCTCACACCCAGCGCCCGGCCGCGGCGGTGCGGCCGAAGGTGATGCGCGAGTTCCGCAAGCACAGCGGCAGCGTGCTCGGCGGCTTCTTCGGGGCGGCCGCCTTTGACGAGGTGGCCCTGGTCCCGGTGGCAGCCGCGGTCGACAGGACCGGACGCTTCGCCGCGAACTTCGCCGACCGCGGTGTGCGCAGCGGCTTTTCGGCATTCCTGGCGATCTGGGGTGACGCCGAGGACCGGATCGCCGAATCCGACCGGCTCAAGATGCTGCACCGCGACGTACGGGGTCGCGGCAGCGGTGAGTTCGCCGACGTCCGCTACAGCGCGCTCGACCCCAAGCTCTGGAACTGGATCGCGGTCAGCGGCATCTTTCTCGTGCTGAACTCGTTCACCCCCTGCACGGGCATCGTGCTCTCGGAGGCCGAGCGCGACGCCGCCTACCTGCAACTGCTCGACGCCTTCCGCGGTCTCGAACTGCCCGGTGAGACCGCGAAGCTGCCCACCACCTACGCCGACGCGGCCGACTACTACGACACGATGGTTCGCACCGAACTGAAGGCCAACCCCTTCCTGCAGCGGGTGACGGCCGATCTGACCCGGCTGCCGTTGCCGACCCTGCTGCTGCCGGCTCCGGTGCGCCGCGCACTGACGCCACCCTGGCTGCTACTGCGACCGGTCGCCGGACGCGTGGTCAGGGTGTGCTCGTTCGGCATCCTGCACCCGGGGATCCGCGAGATGACCGGCTTCGACTGGCAGGCGCGGCACGACCGGGAGTTCGAGCTGTACTCCCGCCTGCTGCAGGTGGCGTGGCGGGTGCTGCCGGACAGGGTGTTGTTGATCCCGTTGGCGCGCAACCGGATCGAATACGAAAAGCTTGTCCGGTTGCACCGGTCGGTCGCCCTCGAATCGTTTGCGCCACCGCCCGGGTGCCCGGCGGGCTGATCCGATGCGACGCACCAGTGCCAACCGCTCCGAACAGGAAGCCGCGATCCTCAAGGCCGCCGCCGAGGAGGTCGCGCTCGTCGGCGTCGGCCGGTTGAGCATGGACGTCATCGCCCGCCAAGCCGGTGTCAGCCGCAGCACGCTGTACCGACGGTTTCCCAGCCGCGATGCGCTGGTCACCGAACTCGGCAGGCAGACTTTCGAATTCGCCATGGCGCGGTTGCAGACGGTCAGTGTGAACGCGGGCCCGCAGGACGCGGCGGTCGCCGCGTTCCGGGAGGGCGTGCGGCTGCTGACCGGGGAACCCGTCATGCGGCGGTTCCTGCAACTCGACGGCGACTTCACCGCCACGACGGGCATGTTCGACGAGGCGCGGATGTTCCTCGTCAGCGCCGCCACCGCGATGGCCAGGGCGCTGCGGGCCGCGGGCGCCACGATGCCCGACGAGCAACTGCTCGCCGTCGCCGAGGTGCACATCCGCCTCGCGGCGTCACTGGTGCAGGTGAGCACGCCCGTCCTCGACGTCACCGACGACGATGCGGTGACCCGCTATGCCCGCGCGTACCTCGCTCCGCTGGTGCGCTGAGCGTCAGTACATGCACACGTCGGCGATGAGGACGGCGGGCCACCCGGCGACGAGAACGCCGAACGACAACAGCTGGTCGCGATTGCCGTAGAGCGTCTGCATGTGGTGAAGTTGCTCGGCGCGCAGGCCGATGACGACCACGCCGATGATCACGTAGGGAATCGACGACCACAGGATGATCTCCAGTAG
Above is a window of Mycolicibacterium baixiangningiae DNA encoding:
- a CDS encoding YciI family protein, which produces MARYMLIMRVGPEAEAVMAEQEIDFDQVIESMGRYNEELIKAGVLLAGEGLTGPEDGFVVDFNSDPPAVTDGPYTEAKELFNGFWILDVSSKEEAKQWARKVPLGPGVKLEVRRVSETEEFPQDNPWVQKELQWKAELAEKVAAQARAEADKLTR
- a CDS encoding o-succinylbenzoate synthase is translated as MTPTLADLLDRLHVVSLPMRVRFRGITVRELALIEGPAGWGEFGPFLEYASPEAATWLASAIEAAYSAPPAIRRDRIPINATVPAVDAAQVPEVLARFPGARTAKVKVAEPGQTLADDIARVNAVRREVPTVRVDANGGWTVDEAVAAAAALTADGPLEYLEQPCRTVPELAELRARTTVPIAADESIRKADDPLHVVRSGAADIAVVKVAPLGGVRPLLDIASQIDIPIVVSSALDSAVGIARGLYAAAALPRLEHACGLGTGGLFVEDVAAPLVPEDGFLPVGPVAPDADRLAALAAGPERRQWWIDRVAECLQVLRGRSPSA
- a CDS encoding amidohydrolase — translated: MPAADLVLTGTVLTVNDAQPTAEALAVSDGRIVAVGDRADVESWIGPETEVVDVGDGCVLPGLVEAHGHPLMEAIAVSERMVDIRPVTVTSADAVVAAVHTEVARRGQQGAYLNGWDPLLQNGLPDPTLAWLDGIAPDSPLVILHNSGHKAFFNSAAATRAGLHRDIPDPKGARFGRDADGGLDGTAEEAAAVFPLLAGVVSPSDYPSMLMAECARLNRAGLTTCSDMAFDPVFRPLLDGLRGDLTIRLRSYEISNPQMTSTARPGDGDDIVRQVGIKIWVDGSPWIGNIDLTFPYLDTAATRTIGVVPGSCGHANYTREQLREIVGAYFPLGWQMACHVHGDAGVDTILDVYEEVLQEHPRPDHRLRLEHVGAITDQQLERAHALGVTCSIFVDQIHYWGDVIVDGLFGPERGNRWMPCGSAVATGMRISLHNDPPVTPEEPLRNISVAVTRTAPSGRVLGPEERLTVDQAIRAQTIDAAWQLFADNVIGSIEVGKYGDLVVLSADPRSVAPERIAELDVRTTYLAGRCVYAKHN
- a CDS encoding TetR/AcrR family transcriptional regulator produces the protein MRRTSANRSEQEAAILKAAAEEVALVGVGRLSMDVIARQAGVSRSTLYRRFPSRDALVTELGRQTFEFAMARLQTVSVNAGPQDAAVAAFREGVRLLTGEPVMRRFLQLDGDFTATTGMFDEARMFLVSAATAMARALRAAGATMPDEQLLAVAEVHIRLAASLVQVSTPVLDVTDDDAVTRYARAYLAPLVR
- a CDS encoding long-chain-fatty-acid--CoA ligase, coding for MSALPEPRFLDDRLSHWARTTPDAEAIVYLDRTWTWAQWDDRVRRLTGALTEFGVGHGDAVAFLDKNHPACVELTFAAASLGAANAVVNFRLAGDELDYVLNDSGARVLIVGRELRPAIDGVRDRLTHVEHVIEVTPDGEDGDEYEALLAGATPTGRADDVEPGDVCVIMYSSGTTGKPKGVELTQTNLIAHTVNGHEGWSFDEGDKNMVSMPLFHVGGQSYVQVGIHDGVPTVMTREADGTALAGAILAGANRTFLVPAVLAKVLDAGPDAVKLFGALKTFCYGASPMPLPLLRQALKAWPDTDFRQVYGLTEVSGVISHLMPEAHRDTEHPERLVSAGQLIPNAELRVTNPDTGEEVPTGQQGELWFRTPQLMKGYHNKPEATADAVTADGWFRTGDVGRIDPQGYLFVEDRLKDMIISGGENVYSIEVERVLAEHPAVTEVAVIGVPDEKWGEAVKAVVAVEGSASEEELTAWCRERLARYKCPRTVGIVDELPRNPTGKILKKELRKPFWEGRDRATV
- a CDS encoding LLM class flavin-dependent oxidoreductase, whose translation is MRIGLMDPIIASRPAADSFTRANYLNAVANRVDSFWVPDHLNALFPRALWRPEITAAARVVPSADAYLEPWTVLGHLAARNRIAKLRLGVGVTDTGRRNPAVTAQAAATLQLLTKGRAILGIGCGEREGNEPYGVEWTRPVARFEEAMATIRALWDSNGELVNRDSRFFPLRNAVFDLPPYKGEWPQIWIAAHGPRMLRAAGQYADGFFPAFAHTPQEYARRLEVVRTAASDAGRDPMSIVPAMWVMTVTGRTRDDVDEALESVVVRAGGLNFSDDFYALHGAAHPLGAGFSGAQDILPQGWDTETALSYAKRVPVDVLRSGMLSGTPKEIVEQAAEWRDCGVCYLVLADVTLLQRSLRKGLAGLALSHKVVRGLKRL
- a CDS encoding mannan-binding family protein, with the translated sequence MMRRFIRGGAVAVVATAVLATASPVSASAPSFCDELGGQWDGQFCTTSVVSERKAVRNIRMALPGDLVENPVIREYLTNLMNNWRNAAKKQVQNSFGEQQFQIFQHGEAMTAVFHEMYSGTVGTDALAHPNAPIVSDAYRTFAFAGGRQLQLADLFKPGVDHLAEIPRLGAPFIVAALDAAPPPHQPGTYPFTPDRWTPDKVYSGAYKAWALTPDELVIYMPDYPVGRDRPTNFTPGIMQWSMDGGTVRAHIPLAALAPILRPEFGGG
- a CDS encoding DUF3253 domain-containing protein, encoding MAPVDGDTLRTAILRMARDRGPKSSICPSEAARAVGGDNWRDLMDQARDAARELARAGEVEVTQKGEVVDPDAPWRGPVRIRIR
- a CDS encoding oxygenase MpaB family protein, whose translation is MVAVAHPHTQRPAAAVRPKVMREFRKHSGSVLGGFFGAAAFDEVALVPVAAAVDRTGRFAANFADRGVRSGFSAFLAIWGDAEDRIAESDRLKMLHRDVRGRGSGEFADVRYSALDPKLWNWIAVSGIFLVLNSFTPCTGIVLSEAERDAAYLQLLDAFRGLELPGETAKLPTTYADAADYYDTMVRTELKANPFLQRVTADLTRLPLPTLLLPAPVRRALTPPWLLLRPVAGRVVRVCSFGILHPGIREMTGFDWQARHDREFELYSRLLQVAWRVLPDRVLLIPLARNRIEYEKLVRLHRSVALESFAPPPGCPAG